The following proteins come from a genomic window of Nautilia profundicola AmH:
- a CDS encoding YfcE family phosphodiesterase, whose protein sequence is MKIGIMSDTHRKTGRAKKVIDLLLKEGVEFILHAGDIVEEEVLEYLEKVHVRYVAVLGNNDFHLYKVVDKYNLTTEPHYFKLAGKTWKLMHYPKYMFPLDTDIIVYGHTHDVDITFNGKNLILNPGEVCARDHGFSTCMTLDITDEKYIVTLFYRKVKTKEWKTKVKEFTLPKA, encoded by the coding sequence GTGAAAATAGGAATTATGTCCGATACACACAGAAAAACCGGACGTGCAAAAAAGGTTATTGATCTTTTACTTAAAGAGGGCGTGGAGTTTATTTTACATGCCGGTGATATAGTGGAAGAAGAGGTACTTGAATATCTTGAAAAAGTTCACGTTAGATATGTAGCGGTTCTTGGGAATAACGATTTTCATTTATATAAAGTTGTTGATAAGTATAATCTTACAACAGAACCTCATTATTTTAAACTTGCGGGTAAAACGTGGAAACTTATGCATTATCCCAAATATATGTTTCCTTTGGATACGGATATAATAGTTTACGGCCATACGCATGACGTTGACATAACGTTTAACGGTAAAAATCTGATCTTAAATCCCGGAGAAGTATGTGCCAGGGATCATGGGTTTTCAACATGTATGACCCTTGATATTACAGATGAAAAATATATCGTAACGCTTTTTTACAGAAAAGTGAAAACAAAAGAGTGGAAAACGAAGGTTAAAGAATTTACCCTTCCAAAGGCTTAA
- a CDS encoding cation:proton antiporter — protein sequence MSAELLIISLSIILLISPFLSNTLKLPISMVEITLGAIFSAVGLIHHNEMFNLLAEVGFLYLMLLAGMEVNLKDLFKMEKSIFKKGLLFLIILNILSLVFVLMFGFSKVFLVIMPLISIGLMISIQQEIGKKEWLDLAIKIGVLGELISILILTVVSGYFEFGFGKKLLFNIGILFLFLAFLAIVFFLMRALFWWFPKLKHYLMPGVDKYHQDVRIAISFFFIMIAFLMKIHLDVVLGAFVVGVFIATFFEHNKDLEHKLAPFGFGFLITIFFVHVGSSLNLSLISLKMIKDSLIIVAAMIAIRVFASTVFYFTLGLKKMILFALSLSMPLTLLIATATLAHQNGTISDYWYNVLVFTAVLEVIVVMISVKIIEKKVQE from the coding sequence ATGAGTGCTGAATTACTGATAATATCTCTTTCAATAATACTTCTTATATCACCGTTTTTGAGTAATACACTTAAATTACCTATTTCTATGGTTGAAATAACGCTTGGGGCAATATTCAGTGCGGTAGGGCTTATACACCATAATGAAATGTTTAACCTTCTTGCGGAAGTCGGGTTTTTATATTTAATGCTTTTAGCTGGAATGGAAGTTAATTTAAAAGATTTATTTAAAATGGAAAAATCTATTTTTAAAAAGGGGCTTTTGTTTTTAATCATTTTAAATATTCTTAGTTTGGTGTTTGTACTGATGTTCGGTTTTTCAAAAGTGTTTTTAGTTATTATGCCGCTGATTTCAATAGGACTTATGATATCAATTCAACAAGAAATTGGGAAAAAAGAATGGCTTGACTTGGCAATTAAAATAGGTGTTTTGGGAGAACTTATTTCTATTTTGATATTAACGGTCGTGAGCGGATATTTTGAGTTCGGATTTGGGAAAAAACTTCTTTTTAATATAGGAATCCTATTTTTATTTTTAGCGTTTTTGGCAATAGTATTTTTCCTTATGAGAGCGCTTTTCTGGTGGTTCCCGAAACTTAAACATTATCTTATGCCGGGAGTTGACAAGTACCATCAGGATGTAAGGATTGCCATAAGTTTTTTCTTTATTATGATCGCGTTTTTAATGAAAATACATCTTGACGTGGTACTTGGTGCGTTTGTCGTAGGGGTATTTATAGCCACGTTTTTTGAGCATAATAAAGACTTGGAGCATAAACTTGCGCCTTTTGGATTCGGATTTTTGATTACAATATTTTTTGTTCATGTTGGAAGTTCTTTAAATTTATCATTAATATCGTTAAAAATGATAAAAGACTCTTTAATTATTGTTGCGGCTATGATTGCAATAAGAGTGTTTGCTTCGACAGTGTTTTATTTTACTTTAGGACTAAAAAAAATGATACTTTTTGCCCTTTCACTTTCTATGCCTTTAACGTTATTAATCGCAACGGCTACACTTGCACATCAAAACGGGACAATAAGCGATTATTGGTATAATGTTCTGGTTTTTACGGCAGTACTTGAAGTTATTGTCGTGATGATAAGTGTAAAAATTATTGAAAAAAAGGTTCAGGAATAA
- a CDS encoding hemerythrin domain-containing protein gives MGFVKNILKKLKKFYSFEDKLISELKHDHQKLFSLFNKIEKNIQKRNYEKIPEILKKFHYEYRLHIIYEDNYFYTYMKRKYKNDDKILEFINQKQEEMKSITKAIADFINRFDSIKEIQTEKFKNELQKLGKALKSRVEFEEKELYTLYS, from the coding sequence ATGGGATTTGTAAAAAACATCTTAAAAAAATTGAAAAAATTCTACTCTTTTGAAGATAAACTGATAAGTGAGCTTAAGCACGATCATCAAAAACTTTTTTCACTGTTTAATAAAATTGAAAAAAATATTCAAAAAAGAAATTATGAAAAAATTCCGGAAATATTAAAGAAATTTCATTATGAATACAGGTTGCATATAATATATGAAGATAATTATTTTTATACATATATGAAAAGAAAATATAAAAACGACGATAAAATACTTGAATTTATAAATCAAAAACAAGAAGAAATGAAATCAATCACAAAAGCTATTGCCGATTTTATAAACAGATTTGATTCAATCAAAGAAATACAAACGGAAAAATTTAAAAATGAATTGCAAAAATTGGGAAAAGCATTAAAATCCAGGGTGGAATTCGAAGAAAAAGAACTTTATACTCTTTATTCCTGA
- a CDS encoding biotin synthase, producing MKKIYLCAISNIRSGACNEDCKFCTQSVKWGADINRYKQKDLKTIVNEAKLAKKNGATGFCLVTSGKGLDDKTLEYVCSAAKSVIKEVDISIIACNGTAGKDSLKELKKAGVKIYNHNLETSREYYPKICSTHTWDERFETCENIKSVGLQLCCGGIFGMGESNEDIESFIRSLKELKPNGIPLNFFIENEKLPLKATHNKDFALKTVKRFANEFKEAIIMLAGGREIVFGNEWTEALKVGANSIVIGDYLTTKGERPDRDLEILLNEGFEIANEC from the coding sequence ATGAAAAAAATATATCTCTGCGCCATTAGTAATATAAGAAGTGGAGCCTGCAATGAAGACTGTAAATTCTGCACCCAGAGTGTTAAATGGGGTGCAGATATAAACAGATACAAACAAAAAGATCTAAAAACGATCGTAAATGAAGCAAAACTCGCCAAAAAAAACGGTGCAACGGGATTTTGTCTTGTAACAAGTGGAAAGGGTCTTGATGACAAGACACTCGAGTACGTTTGTTCGGCTGCAAAATCCGTTATTAAAGAAGTGGATATTTCAATAATAGCATGTAACGGTACGGCGGGAAAAGATTCCTTAAAAGAGCTTAAAAAAGCAGGGGTAAAAATATATAACCACAATCTTGAAACAAGCCGTGAATATTATCCTAAAATCTGCTCGACCCATACATGGGATGAGAGGTTTGAAACGTGTGAAAACATCAAATCCGTAGGGCTTCAGCTATGTTGTGGTGGAATTTTCGGAATGGGAGAGAGTAATGAAGATATTGAAAGTTTTATCAGATCTTTAAAAGAGTTGAAGCCAAACGGTATTCCACTTAATTTTTTTATTGAAAATGAAAAACTTCCTTTAAAGGCTACTCACAATAAGGACTTTGCTTTAAAAACCGTTAAAAGATTTGCAAATGAGTTTAAAGAAGCTATAATAATGTTAGCGGGAGGAAGGGAAATAGTGTTTGGCAATGAATGGACAGAGGCTTTAAAGGTCGGTGCGAATTCTATTGTGATAGGGGATTATTTAACTACCAAAGGAGAAAGACCCGATAGGGATCTTGAAATTTTATTAAACGAAGGGTTTGAAATAGCAAATGAGTGCTGA
- the topA gene encoding type I DNA topoisomerase, which yields MAKNLIIVESPAKARTIKNFLGKEYEVVASKGHIRDLPKTSFGIKIEEDKFIPQYRVTADHQPIAKELKEKAKKAETIYIATDEDREGEAIGYHIAHVIGKKPEELPRIVFHEITKTAIKKALENPRTIDLNRVNAQQARRLLDRIVGYKLSPLLNKKIQKGLSAGRVQSAALKLVVDREREIKAFKPQEYWSIEGIFKKIEGSLIKYNGKKLDKFDIKSKDEAQKIVEELKPLEYTVREIETKTTTVKSPAPFMTSTLQQVASSELGFSPRKTMQIAQKLYEGVKTPVGETGIITYMRTDSLNIAKEAQQAALEFIKQNIGEEYAQAKTYATKNQNAQEAHEAIRPVDVRLTPDDLKNYLKPDELKLYALIFNRFLASQMKDAKFETQNIYIANDKGEFKISGRKLIFDGFYKVYGKPSANTLLPEFEKGEKLKPEDVKATQHFTKPPERYTEASLIKKLESLGIGRPSTYAPTITLLQNRNYVEVKDKKLHPTEIAFSVIETLEKHFPDIVDANFTANMEEMLDEVAEAKKDWQEVLKDFYNPFMELVNKGYKEIPSQKIAKPIDETCPLCGSPLVIRKGRFGEFIACSSYPKCKYTRPLEESKEEKKTDVKCDKCGADMVVKKGKSGEFLACSNYPKCKNTKPLNAPEVLDDVKCPECGGDIVKRKSRRGEFYGCANYPKCNFISKYRPVNKKCPECGYLMAERTYRKKDVYECIKCKHREEAKK from the coding sequence TTGGCTAAAAATTTAATTATAGTGGAATCTCCGGCGAAAGCGAGAACAATAAAAAACTTTTTGGGAAAAGAGTATGAAGTTGTTGCCAGCAAAGGTCATATAAGAGATTTGCCTAAGACTTCTTTTGGAATAAAAATTGAAGAAGACAAATTTATTCCTCAATATAGAGTAACGGCTGATCATCAACCTATTGCAAAAGAATTAAAAGAAAAAGCAAAAAAAGCGGAAACGATATATATTGCAACGGATGAAGACCGTGAAGGGGAAGCTATAGGTTATCATATAGCGCATGTAATTGGTAAGAAACCGGAAGAATTACCAAGAATTGTATTTCATGAAATCACAAAAACTGCCATAAAAAAAGCTCTTGAAAATCCGAGAACCATTGATTTAAACAGGGTAAACGCACAGCAGGCAAGAAGATTGCTTGACAGAATAGTGGGATATAAGCTCTCACCATTGCTTAATAAAAAAATTCAAAAAGGACTTAGTGCCGGTCGGGTTCAAAGTGCTGCTCTTAAACTTGTTGTGGATCGTGAGAGAGAAATTAAAGCGTTTAAACCTCAAGAATATTGGAGTATTGAAGGTATTTTTAAAAAAATTGAGGGTTCTTTAATTAAATATAACGGTAAAAAGCTTGATAAATTCGATATTAAATCAAAAGACGAAGCTCAAAAAATCGTAGAAGAGTTAAAACCTCTTGAATATACTGTAAGAGAAATAGAGACTAAAACGACTACCGTAAAATCACCTGCTCCGTTTATGACGTCAACACTTCAACAGGTGGCGAGCAGCGAGCTCGGATTTAGTCCGAGAAAAACAATGCAGATTGCACAGAAGCTTTATGAAGGTGTGAAAACGCCTGTGGGTGAAACCGGAATTATCACTTATATGAGAACTGACAGTTTAAATATCGCAAAAGAAGCTCAACAGGCCGCTCTTGAATTTATAAAACAAAACATTGGTGAAGAATATGCTCAGGCTAAAACGTATGCTACGAAAAATCAAAATGCACAAGAAGCGCATGAAGCGATAAGACCGGTTGATGTAAGACTTACACCTGATGATTTAAAAAACTATCTAAAACCGGATGAACTTAAACTATACGCACTTATTTTTAACAGATTTCTTGCATCACAAATGAAAGATGCAAAATTTGAAACACAAAACATATATATAGCAAACGACAAAGGTGAATTTAAAATAAGCGGTAGAAAACTTATATTTGACGGATTTTATAAAGTGTACGGTAAACCGAGTGCAAACACACTTCTGCCTGAATTTGAAAAAGGTGAAAAATTAAAGCCAGAAGATGTCAAAGCAACTCAGCACTTTACAAAACCTCCTGAAAGATATACAGAAGCAAGTCTTATTAAAAAACTTGAATCTCTCGGAATTGGTAGGCCTTCTACATATGCACCGACTATTACGCTGCTGCAGAACAGAAACTATGTGGAGGTAAAGGATAAAAAACTACATCCGACAGAAATAGCATTTAGTGTAATAGAAACACTTGAGAAGCATTTTCCAGATATTGTGGATGCGAACTTTACCGCAAACATGGAAGAGATGCTTGATGAGGTGGCAGAAGCGAAAAAAGACTGGCAGGAAGTTTTAAAAGATTTTTATAATCCGTTTATGGAACTTGTAAATAAAGGATACAAAGAAATTCCTTCACAAAAAATAGCTAAACCTATTGACGAAACATGTCCTCTTTGCGGATCCCCTCTTGTAATTAGAAAAGGTAGATTCGGAGAGTTTATAGCTTGTAGTTCTTATCCGAAATGTAAATATACCCGTCCTCTGGAAGAGAGTAAAGAAGAGAAAAAAACAGATGTAAAATGTGATAAATGCGGGGCTGATATGGTTGTTAAAAAAGGGAAAAGCGGTGAGTTTTTAGCTTGCAGCAATTATCCGAAGTGTAAAAACACCAAGCCCCTAAACGCACCTGAAGTTCTTGATGATGTTAAATGTCCTGAATGTGGGGGAGATATTGTAAAAAGAAAATCAAGAAGAGGTGAATTTTACGGATGTGCTAATTATCCTAAGTGTAATTTTATTTCTAAATACAGACCTGTAAATAAAAAGTGTCCGGAATGTGGGTATTTAATGGCTGAGCGTACATATAGAAAAAAAGATGTTTATGAATGCATAAAATGTAAACACAGAGAAGAAGCTAAAAAGTAA
- the gltX gene encoding glutamate--tRNA ligase: MVITRFAPSPTGYLHIGGLRTALFNWLWAKKNNGKFRLRIEDTDLSRNKQEAVDAILEAFNWTGLHWDDEVVFQSERFDKYKEYVKELLDKGMAYKCYLTKEELETIREARMKGEEPPIDIRKYRDFKGELDKPYVIRFKAPLSGKVGFEDGVKGKAEIDASQVDDFVIARSDGTPTYNFVVVIDDHEMGMTDIIRGDDHFTNTFKQVLVYKAFGWDVPKFYHVPMIHNEKGSKMSKRDGAVDVMEYKREGYLPEALLNFLVRLGWSHGDQEIFSIDEMIKLFDPKDINKAPSRYNKEKLDWLNQHYIKNSPNERIVKLLKEDFGVDIEGHDKKEILIDELKDRVKTLKEMAEEIKKMLSTPAEYNEKAVKKFLKDEVISNLREFLVFLNDKEPKTPVDWHDVMNEFLELKGIKPKFLMPPLRIAMVGDTKGIDLAAMLSILGKDEVKKRISKLLANFEVF; the protein is encoded by the coding sequence ATGGTAATTACCAGATTTGCACCGTCTCCTACGGGTTATTTACATATCGGTGGGCTTAGAACCGCGCTTTTTAACTGGCTTTGGGCTAAGAAAAATAATGGAAAATTTAGACTCAGAATCGAAGATACGGATCTTAGTAGAAATAAACAAGAAGCAGTTGACGCAATACTTGAAGCATTTAACTGGACTGGACTTCACTGGGATGATGAAGTGGTGTTCCAGAGTGAAAGATTTGATAAATATAAAGAGTATGTAAAAGAACTTTTGGATAAAGGTATGGCTTATAAATGCTATCTTACAAAAGAAGAGCTTGAAACAATTAGAGAAGCCAGAATGAAAGGTGAAGAGCCTCCGATTGATATTAGAAAATACAGAGACTTTAAAGGTGAACTTGACAAACCTTACGTAATCAGATTCAAAGCTCCGCTAAGTGGAAAAGTAGGCTTTGAAGACGGAGTAAAAGGAAAAGCGGAGATCGACGCAAGTCAGGTTGATGATTTCGTAATTGCAAGAAGCGACGGAACACCTACATATAACTTCGTTGTGGTTATAGACGACCATGAAATGGGAATGACGGATATCATAAGAGGAGATGATCACTTTACAAATACATTTAAACAGGTACTTGTATATAAAGCATTCGGATGGGATGTGCCGAAATTTTACCACGTGCCTATGATTCACAATGAAAAAGGCTCTAAAATGTCCAAAAGGGACGGTGCCGTTGACGTTATGGAATACAAAAGAGAAGGGTACCTTCCGGAAGCTCTTTTAAACTTCCTTGTAAGGCTTGGATGGAGCCACGGGGATCAGGAAATATTTTCGATTGATGAAATGATTAAACTTTTCGATCCGAAAGATATCAACAAAGCTCCGAGCAGATACAACAAAGAAAAACTCGACTGGCTAAACCAGCACTATATTAAAAATTCTCCAAATGAGAGAATCGTAAAACTTCTAAAAGAAGATTTCGGTGTTGATATCGAAGGGCATGACAAAAAAGAGATTTTAATAGACGAGCTTAAAGATAGGGTAAAAACGCTTAAAGAAATGGCTGAGGAGATTAAAAAGATGTTATCAACACCTGCCGAGTATAATGAAAAAGCGGTTAAGAAATTCCTAAAAGATGAAGTTATCAGTAATTTAAGGGAATTTTTGGTGTTCTTAAACGATAAAGAACCGAAAACTCCGGTTGACTGGCATGATGTAATGAATGAATTTTTAGAACTTAAAGGCATTAAACCAAAATTTTTAATGCCACCGCTCAGAATCGCAATGGTCGGTGATACTAAGGGAATAGATTTAGCCGCAATGCTGAGCATTCTTGGCAAA